The following coding sequences are from one Devosia neptuniae window:
- a CDS encoding urease accessory protein UreE, with protein MLRAVSILPPDHGQGTPFDLVVLEHDERRLRRKLLRLHGGAEVMVDFPQTITLEHKSALLLDDGRLVEIIAAEELLYEVRGRDTAHLVRLAWHIGNRHTSAQLEENRILIKRDHVLKTMLQGLGATVSNVTEPFYAEHGAYHSHGDSGHALLAR; from the coding sequence ATGCTTCGTGCCGTCTCCATCCTGCCGCCAGACCATGGGCAGGGCACCCCTTTCGACCTCGTTGTTCTCGAACATGACGAACGCCGCCTGCGGCGCAAATTGCTGCGCCTGCACGGTGGCGCCGAGGTGATGGTGGACTTCCCCCAGACCATTACGCTCGAGCATAAAAGCGCGCTCCTGCTCGATGATGGCCGCTTGGTGGAAATCATCGCCGCCGAAGAATTGCTCTATGAAGTGCGCGGCCGCGACACGGCCCATCTCGTCCGGCTCGCCTGGCATATCGGCAATCGCCACACCTCGGCACAGCTCGAAGAGAACCGCATCCTGATCAAGCGCGACCACGTGCTCAAAACCATGCTCCAAGGCCTGGGCGCGACGGTGAGCAACGTCACCGAGCCCTTCTACGCCGAGCATGGCGCCTATCACAGCCACGGCGACAGCGGCCACGCGCTGCTGGCGCGATGA
- a CDS encoding MliC family protein: protein MIFMKTILTALLLTGAVTAAHGVEASLSLTLGTDASADIQKRTVQYECGTGVPLTVDYINASPNFLALVNVPEETEKLVFASVVSGSGVRYVSGQWAWLTEGAEASLYDTTLGEDAPAVSTCSEASNAP from the coding sequence ATGATCTTCATGAAGACGATTCTCACAGCATTGCTTCTGACCGGTGCGGTGACGGCCGCGCATGGCGTCGAGGCGTCATTGTCGCTCACCTTGGGCACCGATGCCTCGGCCGATATCCAAAAGCGCACCGTGCAATATGAATGTGGAACCGGCGTGCCGCTGACGGTCGATTACATCAATGCCTCGCCCAATTTCCTGGCGCTGGTCAATGTGCCCGAGGAAACCGAAAAGCTGGTCTTTGCCTCCGTCGTCTCCGGCTCCGGCGTGCGCTATGTCTCGGGTCAATGGGCCTGGCTGACGGAAGGCGCCGAAGCGAGCCTCTATGACACGACTCTGGGCGAGGACGCTCCGGCAGTCAGCACCTGCTCCGAAGCCAGCAACGCACCCTGA
- a CDS encoding DUF4126 family protein: MIYVFALLIGVVAGLRAMTPLAAISWAAYLGWIDFAGTQLSFIGALPTVIILTILAIGELVTDQLPKTPSRKVPVQFGARIVLGALCGALLPGNWIIGAILGAVGAVIGTYGGAEARSRLAASFGKDQPAALIEDAVAIIAALLIVYLV, encoded by the coding sequence ATGATCTACGTCTTTGCACTGCTTATCGGGGTGGTTGCGGGCCTGCGGGCCATGACACCATTGGCCGCCATCAGTTGGGCGGCTTATCTGGGCTGGATCGACTTTGCCGGCACCCAGCTCAGCTTTATCGGCGCGCTGCCGACCGTCATCATCCTGACCATTCTGGCCATCGGCGAGCTGGTCACTGATCAGCTGCCCAAGACGCCCAGCCGCAAGGTACCGGTCCAATTCGGCGCCCGCATCGTGCTCGGCGCCCTCTGTGGCGCGCTGCTGCCGGGCAATTGGATCATTGGCGCCATTCTCGGCGCGGTCGGTGCCGTCATCGGCACTTATGGCGGCGCCGAGGCGCGTTCCCGCCTGGCGGCATCCTTCGGCAAGGACCAGCCAGCCGCACTGATCGAAGACGCGGTGGCCATCATCGCCGCGTTGCTGATCGTTTATCTCGTCTAA
- the ureC gene encoding urease subunit alpha: protein MPARISRATYADMYGPTTGDKVRLADTELFVEVEKDFTIYGEEVKFGGGKVIRDGMGQSQRTRAEGAVDTVITNALIIDHSGIYKADIGLKNGMIAAIGKAGNPDTQPGVTIIIGPSTEVIASEGRIITAGGFDAHIHFICPQQIEEALMSGVTTMLGGGSGPAHGTLATTCTGAWHAQRMIESFDGFPMNLALAGKGNASLPAPLAEMVLAGVSSLKLHEDWGTTPATIDNCLSVADEFDVQVMIHTDTLNESGFVEDTIAAFKGRTIHAFHTEGAGGGHAPDILRVAGLPNVIPSSTNPTRPYTQNTIAEHLDMLMVCHHLSSSIPEDVAFAESRIRKETIAAEDILHDIGALSIISSDSQAMGRVGEVMIRTWQTADKMKKQRGRLPEETGENDNFRVKRYIAKYTINPAITHGMSQHIGSVEVGKRADLVMWSPAFFGVKPEMVLLGGSIAAAPMGDPNASIPTPQPMHYRPMFASFGKLRTSSSVTFVSQAAYDDGLRNKLGVEKHMLPVGNTRGGIGKSSMIHNSATPFIEVDPETYEVRADGVLLTCEPATILPMAQRYFLF, encoded by the coding sequence ATGCCAGCCCGCATTTCCCGCGCCACCTATGCCGACATGTACGGCCCGACCACCGGCGACAAGGTGCGCCTGGCCGATACCGAACTCTTCGTCGAGGTGGAAAAGGACTTCACCATCTATGGTGAGGAGGTCAAATTTGGCGGCGGCAAGGTGATCCGCGACGGCATGGGTCAAAGCCAGCGCACGCGGGCCGAAGGTGCCGTCGACACTGTCATCACCAATGCGCTGATCATCGACCATTCCGGCATCTACAAGGCCGATATCGGCCTCAAGAACGGGATGATCGCCGCCATCGGCAAAGCGGGCAATCCCGATACCCAGCCGGGCGTGACCATCATTATCGGCCCCTCGACCGAAGTGATCGCCAGCGAAGGCCGCATCATCACGGCGGGCGGGTTCGACGCTCATATCCATTTCATCTGCCCCCAGCAGATCGAGGAAGCCCTGATGAGCGGGGTGACCACCATGCTCGGCGGCGGTTCCGGCCCGGCCCACGGCACGCTGGCCACCACCTGCACCGGCGCCTGGCATGCCCAGCGCATGATCGAGAGCTTTGACGGCTTCCCGATGAACCTGGCGCTGGCCGGCAAGGGCAATGCGTCCCTGCCCGCGCCTCTGGCCGAAATGGTGCTGGCCGGGGTGTCCTCGCTCAAGCTGCATGAAGATTGGGGCACCACCCCTGCCACCATCGACAATTGCCTGTCGGTCGCCGACGAATTCGACGTCCAGGTGATGATCCACACCGATACGCTCAATGAAAGCGGGTTCGTCGAAGACACTATCGCCGCCTTCAAGGGCCGCACCATCCACGCCTTCCACACCGAAGGCGCCGGCGGCGGCCATGCCCCCGATATCCTGCGGGTGGCTGGGCTGCCCAATGTCATCCCGTCCTCGACCAACCCGACCCGGCCCTATACGCAGAACACCATTGCCGAGCATCTCGACATGCTCATGGTGTGCCACCACCTGTCCTCGTCCATTCCCGAGGACGTGGCCTTTGCCGAAAGCCGTATCCGCAAGGAAACCATCGCGGCCGAGGATATCCTGCACGATATCGGCGCGCTCTCGATCATTTCCTCGGACAGCCAGGCCATGGGCCGCGTCGGCGAAGTGATGATCCGCACCTGGCAAACCGCCGACAAGATGAAGAAGCAGCGCGGTCGTCTGCCGGAGGAAACCGGTGAGAACGACAATTTCCGCGTCAAGCGCTACATCGCCAAATACACCATCAACCCGGCGATCACCCACGGCATGAGCCAGCATATCGGCTCGGTGGAAGTGGGCAAACGCGCCGATTTGGTGATGTGGTCCCCGGCCTTTTTCGGCGTGAAGCCGGAAATGGTGCTGCTGGGCGGCTCGATTGCGGCAGCCCCCATGGGCGACCCCAATGCCTCGATCCCCACGCCCCAGCCCATGCATTACCGGCCCATGTTCGCCTCGTTCGGCAAGCTGCGCACCAGCTCGTCGGTGACCTTCGTGTCCCAGGCCGCCTATGACGATGGCCTGCGCAACAAGCTGGGCGTCGAAAAGCATATGCTGCCCGTCGGCAATACGCGGGGTGGCATCGGCAAGTCCTCGATGATCCACAATTCGGCAACACCCTTTATCGAGGTCGACCCCGAAACCTATGAAGTGCGCGCGGACGGCGTTTTGTTGACCTGCGAACCCGCAACAATTCTGCCCATGGCCCAGCGTTACTTCCTGTTCTAG
- a CDS encoding urease subunit beta encodes MIPGEVIPQSGDIELNVGAPQITIEVANTGDRPIQVGSHYHFYETNAGLRFDREQARGMRLDIAAGTAVRFEPGQTREVRLVPLSGSRTVYGFRQQIMGQL; translated from the coding sequence ATGATCCCCGGTGAAGTCATTCCCCAGTCCGGCGATATCGAGCTCAATGTCGGTGCGCCCCAGATCACCATCGAGGTGGCCAATACCGGCGATCGGCCGATCCAGGTCGGCTCGCATTATCATTTCTACGAAACCAATGCCGGGCTGCGGTTTGACCGCGAGCAGGCGCGCGGCATGCGGCTCGATATCGCCGCGGGCACTGCGGTGCGCTTCGAACCGGGCCAGACCCGCGAAGTCCGGCTCGTGCCACTCAGCGGCAGCCGCACCGTTTACGGCTTCCGCCAGCAGATCATGGGACAACTCTAA
- a CDS encoding urease subunit gamma → MNLTPREKDKLLIAMAAIVARKRLERGVKLNHPEAIALITDFVVEGARDGRPVAELMEAGAHVITRAQVMEGIPEMIHDIQVEATFPDGTKLVTVHQPIR, encoded by the coding sequence ATGAATCTCACTCCGCGCGAAAAAGACAAACTGCTGATTGCCATGGCGGCCATCGTGGCCCGCAAGCGGCTTGAGCGGGGCGTCAAGCTCAACCATCCCGAAGCGATCGCGCTGATCACCGATTTCGTGGTCGAAGGCGCCCGCGACGGCCGCCCGGTGGCCGAATTGATGGAGGCGGGCGCCCATGTCATCACCCGCGCCCAGGTGATGGAGGGCATCCCCGAGATGATCCACGACATCCAGGTGGAAGCCACCTTCCCCGACGGCACCAAGCTCGTCACCGTCCACCAACCCATTCGCTAG
- a CDS encoding urease accessory protein UreD: MQRARGVGRLTTKLRDDATHLQNLYQEGCAKIRLPHTHDHSLDAVLINTAGGLTGGDHMRWEADIAPGTRTTITTQACERIYRSTGATAHVETQLTVGAGAHLDWLPQETILFAQSRFERSINIDLAPDASLTAIEAVLLGRDAMGEDARDALFRDNWRIRRNGRLVHAEATHIDGSDLARDNPALLAGARAFATIIHFGPDLARRLEQVRALLPDGATAAASVNGERLVIRAMANSGLALRRTIVPILGALARAGTLPRLWHF, from the coding sequence ATGCAGCGCGCGCGCGGTGTCGGTCGGTTGACGACCAAGCTGCGCGACGACGCGACGCATCTGCAAAACCTCTATCAGGAGGGCTGCGCCAAGATCCGGCTGCCCCATACGCATGACCACAGTCTTGACGCCGTGCTGATCAATACGGCGGGCGGCCTGACCGGTGGCGACCACATGCGCTGGGAAGCCGACATCGCCCCCGGCACCCGCACGACCATTACCACCCAGGCCTGCGAACGCATCTATCGCTCGACCGGCGCCACTGCCCATGTCGAAACCCAGCTCACAGTCGGCGCCGGCGCGCATCTCGACTGGCTGCCGCAGGAAACCATTCTTTTCGCCCAAAGCCGCTTCGAGCGTTCGATCAATATCGATCTTGCACCCGATGCCAGCCTCACGGCCATCGAAGCCGTGCTGCTGGGCCGCGACGCCATGGGTGAGGACGCCCGCGACGCCCTGTTCCGCGACAACTGGCGCATTCGTCGCAACGGCAGGCTGGTGCATGCCGAGGCCACCCATATCGATGGCTCGGACCTGGCCCGCGACAATCCCGCGCTCCTGGCAGGCGCCCGCGCCTTTGCCACCATCATCCATTTCGGCCCCGACTTGGCGCGCCGCCTCGAACAGGTCCGCGCGCTGCTGCCGGACGGGGCGACGGCCGCTGCCAGTGTCAACGGTGAACGTCTCGTCATACGAGCCATGGCAAATTCCGGGCTTGCGCTTCGCCGCACGATCGTTCCAATTCTTGGCGCACTGGCTCGCGCCGGCACTCTGCCGCGTCTCTGGCATTTTTAG